The following are from one region of the Thiocapsa rosea genome:
- a CDS encoding polyamine ABC transporter substrate-binding protein, which yields MQRTSTALAFLLTVGLPTYAAVSSANETLHLYNWSDYVAEDTLSGFAAETGIKPRLDVYDSNEVLEAKLFAGRSGYDLVFPTARPFGARHIKAELYLPLDKSKLPGLDQLDPAIMSQLASIDPDNAHLVPYMWGTSGLGINRDKVQSALGETADIDTWALIFDPETAAKLGACGISLLDDPTEVYSAALAYLGKDPNSLDKDDLDAASALIKAIHPYVRYFHSSQYMSDLANGDLCVAMGYSGDVFQAQSRAEEADRGVVIDYVLPREGAAVWTDVMAIPKDAPNPAAAHAFIAYMLQPAAIAAVSNAVYYANPNLAATPFLDEAVREDPAIYPPDEVKARLFVPSERSDREIRDLNRLWTRLKANR from the coding sequence ATGCAACGGACCTCCACCGCCCTCGCGTTTTTATTGACCGTCGGCCTGCCGACATACGCAGCCGTGTCTTCTGCAAACGAGACCCTGCATCTCTACAATTGGAGCGATTACGTCGCCGAGGACACGCTCTCCGGATTCGCGGCAGAGACCGGGATCAAGCCGCGCTTGGATGTCTACGACTCCAACGAGGTGCTCGAGGCGAAGCTCTTCGCCGGGCGCAGCGGCTACGACTTGGTCTTTCCGACCGCCCGACCCTTTGGCGCACGCCACATCAAGGCCGAGCTGTATCTGCCGCTGGACAAGTCCAAGCTCCCGGGCCTGGACCAGCTCGACCCGGCGATCATGAGCCAACTGGCGAGTATCGATCCCGACAACGCCCACCTGGTGCCCTACATGTGGGGAACCTCCGGTTTGGGAATCAATCGCGACAAGGTGCAGTCCGCCTTGGGCGAGACCGCCGACATCGACACCTGGGCACTGATCTTCGATCCGGAGACCGCAGCCAAGCTCGGCGCCTGCGGGATCAGTCTCCTGGACGACCCCACGGAGGTCTACTCCGCCGCCCTCGCCTATCTGGGCAAGGATCCCAACAGCCTCGACAAGGACGACCTCGACGCCGCCTCGGCGCTCATCAAGGCGATCCATCCGTATGTGCGCTACTTTCACTCCTCGCAATACATGAGCGACCTGGCCAACGGCGATCTCTGTGTCGCGATGGGCTACTCCGGCGACGTCTTTCAGGCACAGTCGCGTGCCGAAGAGGCCGACAGGGGTGTGGTTATCGACTATGTCCTCCCGCGCGAAGGCGCGGCGGTCTGGACCGATGTCATGGCGATCCCGAAGGATGCGCCCAACCCGGCAGCCGCGCACGCCTTCATCGCCTACATGTTGCAGCCCGCCGCCATCGCCGCGGTCTCCAACGCGGTTTACTACGCCAACCCCAACCTCGCGGCCACGCCCTTCTTGGACGAAGCCGTGCGGGAGGATCCGGCGATCTATCCGCCGGACGAGGTCAAGGCGCGTCTCTTCGTGCCCTCGGAGCGCAGCGACCGGGAGATCCGCGATCTCAACCGTCTCTGGACACGCCTCAAGGCGAATCGCTGA
- a CDS encoding TraR/DksA C4-type zinc finger protein yields the protein MEKFADVLDHAQAHTERETELRIAAIQRYSRVGHGRALCIDCGDQIPLNRRKHVPNAKRCAACQAAEESKRAPIPRRA from the coding sequence ATGGAAAAATTTGCAGATGTGCTCGATCACGCACAAGCCCACACGGAACGTGAAACGGAGCTTCGGATCGCGGCGATCCAACGGTACTCGCGCGTTGGGCACGGCCGCGCGCTGTGCATCGATTGCGGCGATCAGATCCCGCTGAATCGCCGCAAACATGTGCCGAACGCAAAACGCTGCGCGGCGTGCCAAGCCGCGGAGGAGTCCAAGCGGGCACCGATCCCGCGGCGAGCCTGA
- the lptF gene encoding LPS export ABC transporter permease LptF, translated as MLGIVDRYLLSEATKVFAAIVAILVLVVASMLFLRTLEEVNVGALSVHLVIKFLAFQVVRDMPNLLPPAFFLALLVTLSRFSRDSELIALSACGVGPRRVLGALLLLAVPVALVTAWISLSLQPWAATGIHQIRMQQKEQAAQIAGLQPGRFYLEQGGELVLYIGDIDRRQSLGDVFILDRREDVARLVVSENGQHRIEEDTGDHIVTLSTGHRFDGNPGSPAFMIGEFEEYRIRIQASGAAQGVISKRSTTPSLALLASPELPDRAELEHRLAAPLAILVLTIVAIPLVALSPRQRSSGRLSLAFLAYFSFFNLQRLAENWLATGVTPIWLTSFWYQVVILGVVYLVLIPESLWLKRLIARVSGGANGRLGEQQG; from the coding sequence ATGCTCGGAATCGTCGATCGCTATTTGCTCTCGGAAGCGACCAAGGTCTTCGCCGCCATCGTGGCGATCCTGGTCCTGGTCGTCGCGAGCATGCTTTTTCTGCGCACGCTCGAGGAGGTGAATGTCGGGGCGTTGAGCGTTCACTTGGTGATCAAGTTTCTGGCCTTCCAGGTCGTGCGCGATATGCCGAACCTGCTGCCGCCGGCCTTCTTCCTGGCGCTGCTGGTGACCCTGAGCCGATTCTCGCGCGACAGCGAGCTGATCGCGCTGAGCGCTTGCGGCGTCGGTCCGCGACGGGTATTGGGTGCGTTGCTCCTCCTTGCCGTGCCGGTCGCCTTGGTCACCGCTTGGATCTCCTTGAGCCTTCAGCCTTGGGCGGCCACCGGGATCCATCAGATCCGGATGCAGCAGAAGGAGCAAGCCGCGCAGATCGCGGGCCTTCAGCCCGGTCGGTTCTATCTCGAGCAAGGCGGGGAGCTTGTGCTCTATATCGGCGACATCGACCGCCGACAGTCGCTCGGTGATGTCTTTATCCTCGACCGTCGCGAGGATGTCGCTCGTCTGGTGGTGAGTGAGAACGGGCAACATCGGATCGAGGAAGACACGGGCGACCATATCGTCACACTCTCGACCGGGCACCGCTTCGACGGCAATCCGGGTTCACCCGCCTTCATGATCGGAGAGTTCGAGGAGTATCGGATCCGCATCCAGGCGTCCGGCGCCGCGCAAGGCGTGATCTCCAAGCGCTCGACCACGCCGTCGCTCGCGCTCTTGGCGTCGCCCGAGCTTCCCGACCGTGCCGAACTCGAGCATCGGTTGGCGGCGCCGCTGGCGATCCTCGTCCTCACCATCGTCGCGATTCCCCTGGTGGCGCTCTCTCCGCGGCAGCGCAGCTCGGGCCGCCTCTCCCTCGCCTTTCTGGCCTATTTCAGCTTCTTCAACCTGCAGCGCTTGGCAGAGAATTGGCTCGCGACAGGCGTCACCCCGATCTGGTTGACGAGCTTCTGGTATCAGGTCGTCATTCTCGGCGTCGTCTATCTGGTCTTGATCCCCGAGAGTCTTTGGCTCAAGCGCCTGATCGCACGCGTTTCGGGCGGGGCGAACGGGCGGCTCGGCGAGCAGCAGGGTTAA
- the pepN gene encoding aminopeptidase N produces MYRDTPHPIHRRDYRPPEFLIDHVDLRFELDPDRTRVEASLQVRRNPAATRGDGTLRLDGEQLDLEEVAIDGHSLLPAEYRVEPDSLTLQRVPDRFRLDTRVRIHPNLNTALEGLYQSGDMLCTQCEAEGFRRITYFLDRPDVMARYRTTLVADRDRFPVLLSNGNRVEERLLEDGRHLVSWEDPFPKPSYLFALIAGDLSAIEDRFTTASGRDVVLQIFVEPHNLDRCDHAMQSLKKAMWWDEERFGREYDLDVYMIVAVSHFNMGAMENKGLNVFNDKFVLARPDTATDDDFQGIEGVIAHEYFHNWSGNRITCRDWFQLSLKEGFTVYRDQEFSADVGSRGVKRVADVRLLQAHQFPEDNGPMAHPVRPDAYVEINNFYTATVYNKGAELVRMQATLLGPELFRKATDLYFTRHDGHAVTTDDFVACMEDASGRDLMQFRRWYSQAGTPCLHIEATYDAERGSYSLLIRQEIAPTPGEPEKDPLHLPLAIALLDPQGRELALRLEGEPNAGDPGTRILELRNWETRLCFVDVPVRPVPSLLRGFSAPVQPRFDYDDADLLLLLRHDSDGYSRWNAARILMQRVLSAMIADPAAEAPGRFVEAFRGALTDPETDKALLAEVLTLPSESFLGDQMETVDVEGIHRARTALKRMLGERLAEALLRVYLDNADTEPYAPTPDAIGRRALKNLALSYLMAAGNAQGLALCRAQFADGGNMTDAIAALRLLVDHGGEEGPPALEAFYRRWSKEPLVLDKWFSVQATSSREGTLEVVIGLLQHPDFSLRNPNRVRSLVGAFCTANPARFHAGDGSGYRFLADRVLELDPLNPQIAARLLKALIRWRRYDAGRQTLMRAEIERILAADELSRDTFEVASKAVEDVGHPVRPSEP; encoded by the coding sequence ATGTACCGCGACACGCCGCACCCGATCCATCGCAGAGACTATCGTCCGCCCGAATTCCTGATCGACCATGTCGATCTCCGATTCGAGCTAGACCCGGATCGCACCCGTGTGGAGGCCAGCCTGCAGGTGCGCCGTAATCCGGCGGCAACCCGCGGCGACGGCACGCTCAGGCTCGACGGCGAGCAACTGGATCTGGAGGAGGTGGCCATCGACGGGCACAGCCTCTTGCCTGCCGAGTACCGCGTGGAGCCCGATTCGCTCACCCTGCAACGGGTTCCGGACCGTTTCCGGCTCGATACACGGGTTCGCATCCATCCCAACCTCAACACCGCCCTCGAGGGCTTATACCAATCCGGCGACATGCTCTGCACCCAGTGCGAGGCGGAGGGATTCCGGCGCATCACCTATTTTCTGGATCGCCCCGATGTCATGGCCCGCTATCGGACCACCCTCGTCGCCGATCGCGATCGCTTCCCGGTGCTCCTGTCCAACGGCAATCGGGTCGAGGAGCGTCTACTCGAGGATGGCCGACATCTGGTCTCTTGGGAGGACCCCTTTCCCAAGCCCAGCTATCTCTTCGCGTTGATTGCGGGGGATTTGAGTGCGATCGAGGATCGCTTCACCACGGCATCCGGCCGCGATGTCGTGCTGCAGATCTTCGTGGAGCCGCATAACCTGGACCGATGCGACCATGCGATGCAGTCGCTGAAGAAGGCGATGTGGTGGGACGAGGAGCGCTTCGGGCGGGAATACGATCTCGATGTTTACATGATCGTCGCGGTGAGTCACTTCAACATGGGCGCCATGGAGAACAAGGGCCTCAATGTCTTCAACGACAAGTTCGTGCTGGCTCGCCCCGACACCGCCACGGACGATGATTTTCAGGGCATCGAGGGCGTCATCGCGCACGAGTATTTCCACAACTGGAGCGGCAACCGCATCACCTGTCGCGACTGGTTTCAGCTCAGTCTCAAGGAAGGCTTCACCGTCTATCGTGATCAGGAGTTCTCGGCCGATGTCGGCTCGCGAGGCGTGAAGCGTGTCGCTGACGTACGTCTGCTTCAGGCGCATCAGTTCCCCGAGGACAACGGTCCGATGGCCCATCCGGTGCGGCCCGACGCCTATGTCGAGATCAACAATTTCTACACCGCGACCGTTTACAACAAGGGTGCGGAGCTGGTGCGGATGCAGGCGACGCTGCTCGGCCCGGAGCTGTTCCGCAAGGCCACCGATCTCTATTTCACGCGCCATGACGGCCACGCCGTGACAACGGATGATTTCGTCGCCTGCATGGAGGATGCGAGCGGGCGCGACCTCATGCAGTTCCGTCGCTGGTATTCCCAAGCCGGGACCCCCTGTCTGCACATCGAGGCCACCTACGATGCGGAGCGCGGGTCCTACAGCCTCCTGATTCGACAAGAGATCGCGCCGACGCCTGGAGAGCCCGAGAAGGATCCCCTGCATCTTCCGCTGGCGATTGCACTGCTGGATCCGCAGGGACGTGAGCTGGCGCTGCGCCTCGAGGGCGAGCCGAACGCAGGGGATCCGGGGACGCGCATTCTGGAGTTGCGCAATTGGGAGACGCGGCTGTGCTTCGTGGATGTTCCCGTGCGGCCGGTGCCGTCTCTGCTGCGGGGATTCTCCGCTCCGGTGCAGCCGCGGTTCGACTACGACGACGCGGACCTGCTCCTTCTTTTGCGTCACGACAGCGATGGTTACTCCCGCTGGAATGCCGCGCGCATCCTGATGCAACGTGTTCTGTCGGCAATGATTGCGGATCCTGCGGCCGAGGCTCCGGGGCGGTTTGTCGAGGCCTTTCGCGGTGCACTGACGGATCCCGAGACCGACAAGGCACTGCTGGCCGAGGTGCTGACGCTGCCCTCCGAGTCCTTTCTCGGGGACCAGATGGAGACCGTCGATGTGGAGGGGATTCACCGGGCACGCACGGCACTCAAACGCATGCTCGGCGAGCGTCTCGCCGAGGCGCTCTTGCGCGTCTATCTGGACAACGCCGACACCGAGCCCTATGCACCGACACCCGATGCGATCGGCCGGCGTGCGCTCAAGAACCTCGCCCTGAGCTACCTCATGGCGGCCGGCAACGCGCAGGGTCTTGCACTTTGTCGCGCGCAATTTGCCGATGGCGGAAACATGACGGACGCGATCGCCGCGCTGCGTCTGCTCGTGGATCACGGCGGCGAGGAAGGCCCGCCCGCACTCGAGGCGTTCTACCGGCGCTGGTCCAAGGAGCCGCTGGTGCTCGATAAATGGTTCAGCGTCCAGGCGACCAGCAGCCGAGAGGGGACCCTGGAGGTCGTGATCGGTCTGCTGCAGCACCCGGATTTTTCGCTGCGCAATCCGAATCGGGTGCGCAGCCTCGTCGGCGCCTTCTGCACCGCCAATCCCGCACGTTTCCATGCCGGCGACGGCAGCGGATATCGATTCCTTGCCGACCGGGTCCTCGAGCTGGATCCGCTCAATCCGCAGATCGCGGCACGGCTTCTCAAGGCGCTCATCCGTTGGCGTCGCTACGACGCGGGCCGTCAGACGCTGATGCGCGCCGAGATCGAGCGTATCCTCGCGGCCGACGAGCTCTCCAGGGATACCTTCGAGGTTGCCTCCAAGGCGGTGGAGGATGTCGGGCATCCGGTGCGGCCAAGCGAGCCCTGA
- a CDS encoding MerR family transcriptional regulator, translating into MTDQDAALPGHTYRIGAVSRLTGVPADTLRVWERRYGVVAPLRSDSGTRLYGPDDVSRLTLIKRLVDRGDAISSVANLSLDQLRERVRGTDLPEPAGAPERPCRVLVIGSSLAERFRREPVMNGNIDLVGLYDSHRAFLAAGSVQPTPDVAVLEFPTIQGDQVREIGELVTQCGAARAIVVYTFATRATIERLDARRLIPKRAPVDLQELRQWCMGQFARAPAPDLEEPALDLSLPIPQRRFADADLLRIATASPSVRCECPHHLVELVLSLNAFENYSAECEDRNAEDAALHAYLHAATAQARAMMEVALARVVVAEGILLDASDGEI; encoded by the coding sequence TTGACCGACCAGGATGCCGCCTTACCGGGTCACACCTATCGCATCGGAGCCGTATCGCGGTTGACCGGGGTTCCCGCCGACACGCTGCGCGTCTGGGAGCGTCGCTACGGCGTCGTCGCGCCGCTTCGCTCGGACTCGGGCACCCGTCTCTACGGACCGGACGACGTGAGTCGCTTGACCCTGATCAAGCGCTTGGTGGATCGCGGCGATGCGATCAGTAGTGTCGCGAACCTGAGCCTCGATCAATTGCGCGAGCGGGTCCGCGGAACGGATCTGCCCGAGCCTGCAGGCGCGCCGGAACGCCCGTGCCGCGTGCTGGTGATCGGGTCTTCGCTCGCCGAGCGCTTCAGGCGCGAGCCCGTGATGAATGGAAATATCGATCTTGTCGGGCTCTACGACTCGCACCGGGCGTTTCTCGCTGCGGGGTCTGTGCAACCCACGCCGGACGTGGCGGTGCTCGAATTCCCCACGATCCAAGGCGACCAGGTGCGCGAGATCGGCGAGTTGGTGACCCAATGCGGCGCGGCCCGCGCGATCGTCGTCTACACCTTTGCCACCCGAGCCACGATCGAGCGGCTCGATGCCCGCAGGCTGATTCCGAAACGCGCGCCGGTCGATCTGCAGGAGCTGCGCCAATGGTGCATGGGGCAATTCGCGAGGGCGCCCGCGCCGGACCTCGAGGAGCCCGCCCTCGACCTGTCTTTGCCGATCCCGCAGCGGCGCTTTGCCGACGCCGATCTGCTTCGGATCGCCACCGCCTCCCCGAGCGTGCGCTGCGAGTGTCCGCATCATCTGGTCGAGCTGGTGCTCTCGCTGAACGCCTTCGAAAACTACAGCGCCGAATGCGAGGATCGCAACGCCGAGGATGCGGCACTGCACGCCTACCTCCACGCCGCGACTGCGCAGGCGCGTGCCATGATGGAGGTCGCGCTGGCGCGCGTGGTGGTGGCCGAGGGGATCCTGCTCGACGCCTCGGACGGAGAAATCTGA
- the grxC gene encoding glutaredoxin 3: MPHITIYTTMICPYCSRARHLLQRKGVDFEEISVDRDREQMEIMRRRSRRHTVPQIFIDDRHVGGYDDLAMLDARGELDPLLVPADAHGADPRGTDE; this comes from the coding sequence ATGCCTCATATCACCATCTACACCACCATGATTTGCCCCTACTGCTCCCGCGCACGACACCTGCTCCAGCGCAAGGGTGTCGACTTCGAGGAGATCTCGGTCGACCGCGATCGCGAGCAGATGGAGATCATGCGCCGGCGCAGCCGCCGGCATACGGTGCCTCAGATCTTCATCGACGATCGCCATGTCGGCGGTTACGACGATCTCGCGATGCTCGATGCGCGCGGCGAACTCGATCCCTTGCTCGTTCCGGCGGATGCGCACGGGGCCGATCCGCGAGGTACCGATGAGTGA
- a CDS encoding ABC transporter ATP-binding protein, which translates to MATLAERRSLEPWQDPKAVPYLRIDRVTKKFGDVYAVDDVSLDIFQGEFFSLLGSSGCGKSTLLRMLAGLEYPSSGRIYIDGVDVTDVPAYSRPVNMMFQSYALFPHMSVEQNVEFGLKQDRLSRRERHERVGEMLELLKITELRKRRPDQLSGGQRQRVALARSLAKHPKLLLLDEPLGALDKRLRENTQFELVNLQERLGITFVTVTHDQEEAMTMSTRIAVMDAGQIMQVDTPTAIYEFPTCRLVAEFIGSINLFEGKVVATEGDDVLVETRVGRPMRMRAFHPMVLGTPVTVAVRPEKMRLCADFRDDGVNQLKGRVEDIAYLGDVSIYRIRVGDGALVEMTLTNVQPRTEQALTWEQEVAIEWSPTSGVVLTE; encoded by the coding sequence ATGGCGACACTCGCCGAGCGCCGTTCGCTCGAGCCTTGGCAGGATCCCAAGGCCGTCCCCTATCTGCGTATCGACCGGGTCACCAAGAAGTTTGGCGACGTCTACGCCGTCGACGACGTGAGTCTCGACATTTTCCAGGGAGAATTCTTCTCGCTCCTCGGGAGCTCGGGCTGCGGCAAGTCCACGCTGCTGCGCATGCTCGCCGGGCTCGAGTATCCGAGCAGCGGACGCATCTACATCGACGGCGTGGATGTCACGGATGTGCCGGCCTACTCGCGGCCGGTGAACATGATGTTCCAGTCCTACGCACTCTTCCCGCACATGAGCGTGGAGCAGAATGTCGAGTTCGGGCTCAAGCAGGATCGGCTCTCGCGGCGCGAGCGCCACGAGCGTGTCGGCGAGATGCTGGAGCTGCTGAAGATCACCGAGCTGCGCAAACGTCGACCCGATCAGCTCTCGGGCGGACAGCGCCAGCGCGTCGCTCTCGCCCGCAGTCTGGCCAAACACCCGAAGCTCCTGCTGCTCGACGAGCCGCTCGGTGCACTCGACAAGCGGCTGCGCGAGAACACCCAGTTCGAGCTGGTCAACCTGCAGGAGCGTCTCGGCATCACCTTCGTGACCGTCACGCACGATCAGGAAGAGGCCATGACCATGTCCACGCGCATCGCCGTCATGGACGCCGGTCAGATCATGCAGGTCGACACCCCGACCGCCATCTATGAGTTCCCGACCTGTCGTCTGGTGGCCGAGTTCATCGGCTCGATCAACCTGTTCGAAGGCAAGGTAGTCGCCACCGAGGGCGATGATGTGCTGGTCGAGACCCGCGTCGGCCGACCCATGCGGATGCGCGCCTTCCATCCGATGGTGCTCGGCACCCCGGTCACGGTCGCGGTGCGACCGGAGAAGATGCGGCTCTGTGCGGACTTCCGGGACGACGGGGTCAATCAGCTCAAGGGGCGGGTCGAGGACATCGCCTATCTCGGCGACGTGTCCATCTATCGCATCCGTGTCGGCGACGGGGCCTTGGTCGAGATGACGCTCACCAACGTCCAACCGCGCACCGAGCAGGCCCTGACCTGGGAGCAGGAGGTCGCCATCGAGTGGTCGCCGACCAGCGGCGTGGTCCTGACCGAATAG
- a CDS encoding ABC transporter permease subunit: MPAPPPNRAKHAQRTSRLVNIGIPYLWLGLFFLLPFAIVLQISLAEPALAQPPYTALWQWVDEGLLRIEINLRNFMMVAEDDLYLSALLNSLQVAFICTLLCLLLGYPMAYAIATSPERWRIILLMLIVLPFWTSFLIRVYAWIGILKSNGLLNDLLIWLGLIDTPLAILHTQTAIYIGVVYSYLPFMILPLYANLTRLDMSLLEAAADLGCRPLRAFLRVTLPLSMAGIVAGSMLVFIPVVGEFVIPDLLGGPETLMIGKLLWTEFFSNKDWPLASALAILLLALLVVPFVMMQRLQQRMEGSRP; encoded by the coding sequence ATGCCCGCACCGCCCCCGAATCGCGCCAAACACGCGCAGCGCACGAGCCGACTGGTCAACATCGGCATCCCCTACCTGTGGTTGGGGCTGTTTTTCTTGCTGCCCTTCGCGATCGTGCTGCAGATCAGCCTGGCGGAGCCTGCGCTCGCGCAGCCGCCCTACACGGCACTCTGGCAGTGGGTCGACGAGGGCCTGCTGCGCATCGAGATCAATCTGCGCAACTTCATGATGGTTGCGGAGGACGATCTCTATCTGAGCGCGCTGCTCAACTCGCTCCAAGTCGCCTTCATCTGCACCCTGCTCTGCCTGCTCCTGGGTTATCCGATGGCCTACGCCATCGCGACGTCACCCGAGCGTTGGCGAATCATCCTGCTGATGCTGATTGTGCTGCCCTTCTGGACCTCCTTCCTGATCCGGGTCTATGCCTGGATCGGGATCCTCAAGTCCAACGGTCTGCTCAACGATCTTCTGATCTGGCTTGGTCTGATCGACACCCCGTTGGCGATCCTGCACACCCAGACGGCCATCTATATCGGCGTCGTCTACTCCTATCTGCCCTTCATGATCCTGCCGCTCTACGCGAACCTCACGCGGCTCGACATGAGCCTGCTCGAGGCCGCCGCGGATCTGGGCTGCCGACCCCTGCGGGCCTTCCTGCGGGTCACGTTGCCGCTGTCGATGGCCGGGATCGTCGCGGGGAGCATGCTGGTCTTCATCCCGGTCGTGGGCGAGTTCGTGATCCCGGATCTGCTCGGCGGACCCGAAACCCTCATGATCGGCAAGCTGCTCTGGACCGAGTTCTTCTCCAACAAGGATTGGCCGCTCGCCTCGGCGCTGGCGATCCTGCTGCTGGCGCTGCTGGTCGTGCCCTTCGTGATGATGCAGCGTCTGCAGCAGCGCATGGAGGGCAGCCGTCCATGA
- a CDS encoding ABC transporter permease subunit: MKPRRWPLLTVLAFGYAFLYVPILLLIIYSFNESRLVTVWTGFSTKWYVELFRNQQLLDAAWLSVRIAAVNATLAVVLGTLAANALVRHRNFRGRTGLELLLTAPLVMPDVIIGLSLLLLFVAMQQTIGWPDGRGFTTITIAHVTFSMAYVAVVVRARLSQMDRSLEEAAMDLGARPLRVYLTITLPLIAPALLSGWLLAFTLSLDDLVIASFVAGPGSTTLPMVIYSSVRMGVSPQINALATIIVAIVTLAVVIAGISMRAGREAR, encoded by the coding sequence ATGAAGCCTCGACGCTGGCCGCTGCTCACCGTGCTCGCCTTCGGCTATGCCTTCTTGTATGTCCCGATCCTGCTGCTGATCATCTATTCGTTCAACGAGTCGCGCTTGGTGACCGTGTGGACCGGATTCTCGACCAAGTGGTATGTCGAGCTCTTTCGCAACCAGCAGCTGCTCGATGCCGCCTGGCTGAGCGTACGTATTGCCGCCGTGAACGCGACCCTGGCGGTCGTGCTCGGGACCCTGGCCGCCAACGCCTTGGTGCGCCATCGCAACTTTCGGGGACGCACCGGATTGGAGCTGCTGCTCACCGCCCCGCTGGTGATGCCGGATGTGATCATCGGGCTTTCGCTGCTGCTGCTCTTCGTGGCGATGCAACAGACGATCGGCTGGCCCGACGGCCGCGGCTTCACGACCATCACCATCGCCCATGTCACCTTCAGCATGGCCTATGTGGCCGTGGTCGTGCGCGCGCGTCTCTCCCAGATGGACCGCTCGCTCGAGGAGGCGGCCATGGACCTGGGCGCACGCCCGCTGCGCGTGTATCTCACGATCACGCTCCCGCTGATCGCGCCCGCCCTGCTCTCGGGATGGCTGCTCGCCTTTACGCTCTCGCTCGATGACCTGGTCATCGCCAGCTTCGTCGCTGGTCCCGGCTCGACGACGCTGCCCATGGTGATCTATTCGAGCGTGCGCATGGGGGTCTCCCCGCAGATCAATGCGCTGGCGACCATCATCGTCGCCATCGTCACGCTGGCGGTCGTGATCGCAGGTATCTCGATGCGCGCAGGCCGCGAGGCGCGTTGA
- a CDS encoding RNA-binding S4 domain-containing protein yields the protein MSEGSGSPESVRLDKWLWAARFFKTRHLAVEAINGGKIKVNAQRAKPARAIAIGNRIEIHKGGLVWDIEVLGLSKQRRSASEAALLYSEDEASRLKRQEIVRERRDTGVDAGDASGRPTKRDRRLIQRFKIPTDSGS from the coding sequence ATGAGTGAGGGCAGCGGCTCGCCGGAGAGCGTTCGTCTTGATAAATGGCTCTGGGCGGCACGCTTCTTCAAGACCCGCCACCTCGCCGTCGAGGCGATCAACGGCGGCAAGATCAAGGTCAACGCTCAACGCGCCAAGCCGGCGCGGGCAATCGCGATCGGAAACCGTATCGAGATCCACAAAGGCGGTCTTGTTTGGGACATCGAGGTCCTCGGCCTGAGCAAGCAACGACGATCGGCCAGTGAAGCGGCCTTGCTCTACAGCGAAGACGAGGCGAGTCGACTCAAACGACAAGAGATCGTGCGCGAACGCCGCGACACCGGTGTCGATGCGGGCGACGCGTCCGGGCGACCCACCAAGCGCGATCGCCGCCTGATTCAGCGCTTCAAAATTCCTACCGATTCAGGGAGTTGA
- a CDS encoding bacteriohemerythrin translates to MNRQTRYSTGSLPVGQARSDRLESPVEPRVSKPSRLLERPAQTPLIWRDEWCMGIPALDADHRRLVTLVNALLASQSGAEHGLGITGDDREPDIADSGSLARFEDLLDHLRHHFEREEALMLSIDYDDFQTHKCEHSLQLAELTELRRQMLRERGDAFTQESLQWVKRWCFDHFIAEDRRLARAYADATRP, encoded by the coding sequence ATGAATCGGCAAACACGTTACAGCACCGGATCGCTGCCCGTCGGTCAGGCTCGGTCGGATCGACTCGAGTCGCCGGTCGAGCCGCGAGTGAGCAAGCCGTCGAGGCTGCTCGAGCGTCCGGCGCAGACCCCGCTGATATGGCGGGACGAATGGTGCATGGGCATTCCCGCATTAGATGCCGACCACCGCCGGCTCGTCACGCTGGTGAATGCGTTGCTCGCCAGTCAATCCGGCGCGGAGCATGGTCTTGGGATCACCGGCGATGACCGGGAGCCGGACATCGCCGACAGCGGGTCCCTCGCGCGTTTCGAGGACCTCTTGGATCATCTGCGGCATCATTTCGAGCGTGAGGAAGCGCTCATGCTGTCGATCGATTACGACGACTTTCAGACCCATAAATGCGAGCACAGCCTACAGCTTGCGGAACTCACGGAACTCCGGCGGCAGATGTTGCGCGAGCGCGGCGACGCCTTCACCCAAGAGTCGCTGCAATGGGTGAAGCGTTGGTGCTTCGACCATTTCATCGCCGAGGACCGGCGTCTCGCCCGGGCATATGCGGATGCGACGCGTCCATGA